One segment of Phragmites australis chromosome 13, lpPhrAust1.1, whole genome shotgun sequence DNA contains the following:
- the LOC133888795 gene encoding glycine-rich RNA-binding protein 7-like gives MAFLQKVGNLVKRSTGTSSSLYQAVRCMSSSKLFIGGISYGTDEQSLREAFANYGQVIEARVIMDRETGRSRGFGFVTYTSTEEAAAAITGMDGKDLQGRMVRVSYAHDRGSRVGGFGGGGGDYGGGYGGGGGYGGGGGSYGGGGGYSGDGSYGGGPYGGGGGYGGGGGGGYNEGGNIGSGYNTGGSYGVSEGGRGGYGGGAGYTAGSGGYNATPGNYSSGSFNQGGGAPGAYGGGNYDASNSSYTNSASDNVSAGKLDDLLSDLKVDSAGDAKAEGEDLDFVDEDVKGEGQDDFVQDDFKDEAEPDDYANKRS, from the exons ATGGCGTTCTTGCAGAAGGTTGGGAATCTTGTCAAGCGATCCACGGGTACCAGCTCGTCGCTGTACCAGGCGGTGCGATGCATGTCCTCTTCGAAGCTCTTCATAGGAG GCATCTCGTACGGCACGGATGAGCAGAGCCTGAGGGAAGCGTTTGCTAACTATGGCCAAGTCATTGAAG CTAGGGTGATTATGGACCGAGAAACCGGAAGATCAAGGGGGTTTGGTTTTGTAACATACACATCCACGGAGGAGGCAGCTGCTGCCATTACCGGCATGGACGGGAAG GATCTGCAGGGTCGAATGGTGAGGGTGAGTTATGCTCATGATCGTGGTAGCCGTGTTGGTGgttttggtggtggtggtggcgattATGGCGGTGGCtacggtggtggtggaggatatggtggtggtggaggttcATATGGTGGCGGTGGAGGCTATAGTGGTGATGGTAGTTATGGTGGAGGTCCatatggcggcggcggtggctatggcggaggcggtggtggtggataCAATGAAGGTGGTAATATTGGTTCAGGGTACAACACTGGTGGGAGTTATGGTGTTTCGGAAGGTGGGCGAGGTGGTtatggtggtggtgctggtTACACAGCTGGCTCTGGTGGATATAATGCTACTCCTGGTAATTACAGCAGTGGCAGCTTCAATCAAGGGGGTGGTGCACCTGGTGCATATGGAGGTGGGAACTATGACGCAAGCAATAGCAGCTACACAAACAGTGCCTCTGACAATGTATCTGCTGGTAAACTGGATGACTTGTTAAGTGATCTCAAAGTTGACAGTGCTGGTGATGCCAAGGCTGAGGGTGAGGATCTTGACTTTGTTGATGAGGACGTGAAAGGAGAAGGTCAAGATGACTTTGTTCAGGATGATTTCAAGGATGAAGCTGAGCCCGATGACTATGCCAACAAAAGAAGTTAA